Genomic DNA from Prionailurus bengalensis isolate Pbe53 unplaced genomic scaffold, Fcat_Pben_1.1_paternal_pri Un_scaffold_70, whole genome shotgun sequence:
TACTATCTTGGAGATGTCTGAGAATTTTTAATGTAGTGACTTTTGCAACATCTTGAGATATTTGCCTCTTGTTCTAGAATATTGGAAATGGAAATGGCAAATAAAGTGACATTTACGATACACACCCATTAGTTTCTGCAGAGTCTAGTGATTAACAGTAAGCAATGCTGCAATATCTCTGCAGTTTTCACGTCCGGAAAACAATAAGAGATTTTTCTgctcttcccttattttcatgtGTTAAGCTCCATTTTAACATGGTTCTAGTACTGAGCTCTGATCCTGTAGACTGAAACGCAGTTTTCTGGTTCTATTGTTAACTACTCAGGTGGTATTTTGCAAGCCAGTTTACCTCTCTAAGCTTCAGTGTCCTCCTCTCTAAATTGATAGCATCAGACTagtgtaaataaaactttagtaATTCTAACTAGGAGACCTCTGCTCTAAGGACTTGTACAAGAACTTCCAATGTGTAAGATATTAACTGGAAGTGCTGCTTGAAGGAAAAGGAACTTGGAAGGTAGGAAAAAAAGGGAGTGGAAAAGAAAGTTAGCTTTTAGTTATTACAAAAAGGAAGACTCTCTACACACTGGTTACATGgagactctctctctcatgaTTGACTTGAACACATAGCCAAGCATAGCAGTCttgggcagatggagagggaccAGGGCCAGGTGTTAGAGCTGAACACTGAGCAATCATCTGTCCAACCTCAGATGCTGGCAGTAGCAGACCAGGAGACAAAGGTATCTAGCAGTCTAGGCAACTGTTTGCCAACTGAGGCCGTTAAAAGGGAGTTGCAGGGGTGGGACATGTAACAGGTGGGTGTGGCATTGCATGGGGCTGCATCTGGTGGACAGGGCCTACTAGGTTAGATTCAGTTTCAGGACTTAGTTTCTTGGCCTAAAGGAACTGGCAAGACAAAAGCAGGGCCCCAGCTTGACCCCAGCTGACCCCTTGGAGGGGTTTCAAATTGGAACCAAATTGAAGCCAAGTGGAAAGAACAAGtgtaaaaaggagagaaaggggtaaGGAGCACACTTAGACAACAAGGACGAGCTTATCAATCACAATGCACACAGCTGAGGCCCAAAGAGAGTAGTTGGGAAGGGTTCAGATTCtgaaaaaaagcacattttatgggaaaaaaggaaacaatggttttatCTGTACTATGTTAGGAACACATACCAAGATCTCTAATAATAATGCCAATTGATAGAGAACTTGTTCTCCAAGAATGGGTAGTTTTCTCACTCAATTTTCTCTACGGGCAGATACaggtttctcttctattttccctCATACAGTATGAAGTGTCATTGATAAACTACCAAGTGAGTTATTAAGCCTGGTATGATTAAGTAGCTTCTGGTTTGGTGCTAAGTTGGGAACCGAGCTGGGTTCACTTCCAACATGTGGCATTGCAATACTCTGGCATTGGGGTTCTCTGAGCTGGGTCACCACATCTTGCTAACCAGAATTCTCCTTATAGAGGATGGCATTCCTGCAGCATTTACAAGCGCCAAGTCTATATTTAGCAGGAAGGCCCTGGTGAAGATGCAGCCCCTGAAGGATGTCGTGGGAAATGACACATacagaataaacaataaatatgatGAAACTTATCCTCCTCTCCCCATGGAGGAAGTCATGCAGCGGTCAGAGATTGTTATTGGACAGGAGGTGGATTATGACATACTTGTCAACAACTGTGAGCATTTTGTGACTTTGCTTCGCTATGGAGAAGGAGTTTCAGAGCAGGTGAGTTTTCTTTAGAAGACATAGAAGTTTCTTACCTTGGGAAAATAAGCACTACTGACTATAAGATTCTCAGgcctaaaacaaaatgaaaagaatggagaaaaggtgAGAATCCTGAAGGATAAGGACAGGAATTGAGGTGTCCAAGATCAGGTAGCAGTTATGACCACATTAATGCGTGA
This window encodes:
- the LOC122478468 gene encoding phospholipase A and acyltransferase 1, which translates into the protein MAFNDCFSLSYPGNPQPGDLIEVFRSGYQHWALYLGDGYVINIAPLEDGIPAAFTSAKSIFSRKALVKMQPLKDVVGNDTYRINNKYDETYPPLPMEEVMQRSEIVIGQEVDYDILVNNCEHFVTLLRYGEGVSEQANQAISTIGFVTAAAGVFSLLGLFPKRQRAKYY